The following are encoded in a window of Callithrix jacchus isolate 240 chromosome 9, calJac240_pri, whole genome shotgun sequence genomic DNA:
- the CKAP4 gene encoding cytoskeleton-associated protein 4, translating to MPSAKQRGSKGGHGAASPSEKGAHPSGGVDDVAKKPPPAPQQQPPPPASHPQQHPQNQAHGKGSHRGGGGGGKSSAAAAAASSSASCSRRLGRALNFLFYLALVAAAAFLGWCVHHVLEEVQQVRRSHQDFSRQREELGQGLQGVEQKVQSLQATFGTFESILRSSQHKQDLTEKAVKQGESEVSRISEVLQKLQNEILKDLSDGIHVVKDARERDFTSLENTVEERLTELTKSINDNIAIFTEVQKRSQKEINDVKAKVASLEESEGHKQDLKALKEAVKEIQTSAKSREWEMQALRSSLQTMESDVYTEVRELVSLKQEQQAFKEAADTERLALQALTEKLLRSEESVSRLPEEIRRLEEELRQLKADSYGPKEDGGFRHSEAFEALQEKSQGLDSRLQHVEDGVLSVQAASARQTESLESLLSKSQEHEQRLAALQGHLEGLGSSEADQDGLASTVRSLGEAQLVLYSDVEELKRTVGELPSTMESLQKVQEQVHTLLSQDQAQAARQPPQDFLDRLSSLDNLKASVSQVEADLKMLRTAVDSLVAYSVKIETNENNLESAKGLLDDLRNDLDRLFVKVEKIHEKV from the exons ATGCCCTCGGCCAAACAAAGGGGCTCCAAGGGCGGCCACGGCGCCGCGAGCCCCTCGGAGAAGGGTGCCCACCCGTCGGGCGGCGTGGATGACGTGGCGAAGAAGCCGCCGCCGGCGCCGCAGCAGCAGCCGCCGCCTCCCGCGTCGCATCCGCAGCAGCACCCGCAGAACCAGGCGCACGGCAAGGGCAGCCAccgcggcggtggcggcggcggcaagtcctccgccgccgccgccgccgcctcgtcCTCGGCGTCCTGCTCGCGCAGGCTCGGCAGGGCGCTCAACTTTCTCTTCTACCTCGCCCTGGTGGCGGCGGCCGCCTTCTTGGGCTGGTGCGTCCACCACGTCCTGGAGGAGGTCCAGCAGGTCCGGCGCAGCCACCAAGACTTCTCCCGCCAGAGGGAGGAGCTGGGCCAGGGCTTGCAGGGCGTCGAACAGAAG GTGCAGTCTTTGCAAGCCACATTTGGAACTTTTGAGTCCATCTTGAGAAGCTCCCAGCATAAACAAGACCTCACAGAGAAAGCTGTGAAGCAAGGGGAGAGTGAGGTCAGCCGGATCAGCGAAGTGCTGCAGAAACTCCAGAATGAGATCCTCAAAGACCTCTCGGATGGGATCCATGTGGTGAAGGACGCCCGGGAGCGGGACTTCACGTCCCTGGAGAACACGGTGGAAGAGCGGCTGACGGAGCTCACCAAATCCATCAATGACAACATCGCCATCTTCACAGAAGTCCAGAAGAGGAGCCAGAAGGAGATCAATGATGTGAAGGCAAAAGTCGCCTCACTGGAAGAATCTGAGGGGCACAAGCAGGATTTGAAAGCCTTGAAGGAAGCTGTGAAGGAGATACAGACCTCAGCCAAGTCTAGAGAGTGGGAAATGCAGGCCCTGAGAAGCTCCCTGCAGACTATGGAGTCTGACGTCTACACGGAGGTCCGCGAGCTGGTGAGCCTCAAGCAGGAGCAGCAGGCTTTCAAGGAGGCAGCTGACACGGAGCGGCTCGCCCTGCAGGCCCTCACGGAGAAGCTTCTCAGGTCCGAAGAGTCCGTCTCCCGCCTCCCAGAGGAGATCCGGAGACTGGAGGAAGAGCTCCGCCAGCTGAAGGCCGATTCCTATGGACCGAAGGAGGACGGAGGCTTCAGACACTCTGAAGCCTTTGAGGCACTCCAGGAAAAGAGTCAGGGACTGGACTCCAGGCTCCAACACGTGGAGGATGGGGTGCTCTCTGTGCAGGCAGCTTCTGCGCGCCAGACCGAGAGCCTGGAGTCTCTTCTGTCTAAGAGCCAGGAGCATGAGCAGCGCCTGGCCGCCCTGCAGGGGCACCTGGAAGGCCTGGGGTCCTCGGAGGCAGACCAGGAcggcctggccagcacagtgaggAGCCTGGGCGAGGCGCAGCTGGTGCTCTACAGTGACGTGGAGGAGCTGAAGAGGACTGTGGGCGAGCTCCCCAGCACCATGGAATCACTCCAGAAGGTGCAGGAGCAGGTGCACACGCTGCTCAGTCAGGACCAAGCCCAGGCTGCCCGTCAGCCTCCTCAGGACTTCCTGGACAGACTTTCTTCTCTAGACAACCTGAAAGCCTCAGTCAGCCAAGTGGAGGCGGACTTGAAAATGCTCAGGACTGCCGTGGACAGTTTGGTTGCATACTCGGTCAAAAtagaaaccaacgagaacaaccTGGAATCAGCCAAGGGTTTGCTAGATGACCTGAGGAATGACCTGGATAGGTTGTTTGTGAAAGTGGAGAAGATTCACGAAAAGGTCTAA